In Comamonadaceae bacterium OS-1, a single window of DNA contains:
- the nirD gene encoding nitrite reductase (NADH) small subunit, translating to MTTTQNWTDICAVDDILPSTGVCALVGNRHVAVFRLGADQFFAIDNVDPKSGASVLSRGLMGNLGERIVVASPLYKNHFDLRTGECVETPEQSVRAHGVRVDAGRVSVALA from the coding sequence ATGACCACAACGCAAAACTGGACCGACATCTGCGCGGTTGACGACATCCTGCCCAGCACCGGCGTGTGCGCCCTGGTGGGCAACCGGCACGTGGCGGTGTTCCGCTTAGGGGCCGACCAGTTCTTCGCCATCGACAACGTGGACCCCAAATCCGGGGCCAGCGTCTTGTCGCGCGGCCTGATGGGCAACCTGGGCGAGCGCATCGTCGTCGCCTCGCCGCTGTACAAGAACCACTTCGACCTGCGCACTGGCGAATGTGTGGAGACGCCTGAGCAGTCGGTGCGCGCCCACGGTGTGCGTGTCGATGCGGGTCGCGTCAGCGTAGCTTTGGCGTAA